GTCATGCCGAAATGGGCGATGATGTCGTTCTCGTTCGTCATCGACGCCCAGTTGCGGTACTCCTCGTCCACCGTCTTCTTCAGCAGctgtttgctttccttcgGTATGTTGTGCTGCATGAAGAATTCGTTCAGCACCGGCGGAAAGCAGTACAGCGTGTGCTGGGGCCAGGCGTGTGGCGTGTTGAGCATAATGTTCTGCAGCAAATCCTTGCACCAGGCACTCGATTGCGGATCGCTCCCGGTGCCGGTGATGTGCATCGAGCGGGCGAGCGTTAGTATGAGCGCCCGGTTCAGCTCTTCGCTTTCGGCCGATACAATATTGCCCGGTGGTTTCGGTTCGCTCAGATAGCGGGACAGCTGGGCCTGCACTTCCACGGAACCGAGCCCGATGATGAGGCGAAGGGCGGTCGATTCAACGCTGAAATTGGAGTTGAAAGATAGCATTAGAGGAAGTTGTAGAGGAATTGCCGCCAGCGCGGTGCCTACCAGGAGTGAAGCTGCATTTGATTCGTGTGCGGTACCGAAGCCAGCGAATGCAGGTGCGTCAACAGCTGCACCCGGTAGTGCGAGTGGATGTGATGCATGCGGTAGGAGAACATCTCCAGCAGCGTGTACAGTATGCCCCAGGCCTGCGATTTGAACACCTGCGGCAGCAACTGTCCCAGGAAGCCCTTGATGCCGAGCGACTCGATCTCGGTGTACACGAGCAGCCGCGAATACGTTTCCACCAGCGCCGGTGCCATGTTGTTCCCGTTCGGGATGGAGCTTTTGTTCTGCGCCTGTTTAATCATGTGCATCACGATGCTGTGTATCAGCGACATCTTGCTGTGGATGGTCAGGCTGTCCAGCACCCGCATCGAGAGTGGAGCGGTCGGAAGCGGCTGTacgccaccaccgccgaccATGTTGGCCTGCGGGTTCTTGCTGTTGCCCAGTATCGTATCGATCAGCGCCTGCATCGGGCGGGAAAAGTAATCCGTCTGGGTGGAGTACGCGTTGCACAGCAGCGCGAACCGATACTCCGACCCCATGAACAGTGTCGGATTGTTGCTCGGCATGGCGAGATGCTGCAGATACTCGAAGTGCAACCGTAGCGCGATCGGTATCGGTCGATTGATGTTGTAGTTCTCCGTCTGGGCACGCTTCATCAGATGGATCCAGATGCAGGTCGGTGCCATCTGATGCGTGCAGTTCGGATTGTTATTATCCGGCACCGGTAGCGGCTCCTTCTCGGGGTACAGTATGTCGTACAGCTTCAGTATCGGCAAAAAGTTCAGTATCGAGTGCTTCTGTATGCTGCCCGATATATACTGCAAAAACACCCACATCAAATGGTCCCGACCGCGGCGCAAATTTCGCACCGCCAGCTTTTCGTGCAGCGCGTTCACAATGTTCTGGAACGTGGCGAACTGAAACAGCACGAAGTAGATCAACTGCGAGCTGAGATGCAACCAAACCCACTGCGTGTGGCTTTGATCGTTGTCGTGCTCGTTGCCCATCGCGGCACCGGCCGCACCCTGGCCCTGCGCTCCCTCCTTTTCCGAATACTCCATCGCGTTCAGCACCAACCACACCAGCTGCTCCTCGAGCGCGGCACACTTTTGTTTCTGCTGCTTTTGGAAGTTCAGCATCGAGCATACCATGTCGCGCGAATAGGGCTGCTGCAGCACGAACCGCAGCAAACGGGCCTGCGGTTGCAGTAGCTCCTCGTCGTACGGGAGATTGCCCCGCAGCGAAAGCTTCAGCGTGTCCGGATCCAGCTTCCACGGTATGATAAGATTGTCGGCGTACGACGAATGCTCCACGATCGGCAGCATCGACGAGTGGCCAATGATCGACAGCATCTGTGCGACCGACACAAACTCTTCGATAAAGTTCGCCGTCAGGTTGGACACCCGCCAGTGCATGTTCTGGTAGTCGGTTTTCTTGATTTCGTTGATGATAAAGTACGCCGGCAGCAGGCAAGCGTTCCGGTTGAAGATATGCTCGATCAGCTCGATCAGCTCGAGCAGCTGCGGTAAAATGTTGACGCTCACGTTGGCAGGGAAGGAAAGTGCCTTCTCCTTGCAGCATTTCATGATTTCCCGCACCCCTTTGTAATCCACCCCACCGATCACCTTTCGGATCAGGCGGAATGCTTCGATCCAAAAGCACGGATTCTTGTACACCAGCTTTTCCGAGCACATCAGCTGATCGCACAGCAGCTTCGCGGGGATGATGTTCAACGCCACCATGCGGTTCATCACCTGCAGATAGTTGTGCACCCGGTTCTGGTGGTTCACGGTGGCCACGTAGCCGAGGTAGCTGCGGATGGACGCTTCCTTCACTTCCGGCGTCATCGCACCGAACAGGGTACCGATTTTCTTATACCCCTCTTC
This genomic stretch from Anopheles stephensi strain Indian unplaced genomic scaffold, UCI_ANSTEP_V1.0 ucontig40, whole genome shotgun sequence harbors:
- the LOC118516852 gene encoding mediator of RNA polymerase II transcription subunit 23-like → MSAELRIVKLFEEVLEDKNIVPSFDEEEQRKKTEEGYKKIGTLFGAMTPEVKEASIRSYLGYVATVNHQNRVHNYLQVMNRMVALNIIPAKLLCDQLMCSEKLVYKNPCFWIEAFRLIRKVIGGVDYKGVREIMKCCKEKALSFPANVSVNILPQLLELIELIEHIFNRNACLLPAYFIINEIKKTDYQNMHWRVSNLTANFIEEFVSVAQMLSIIGHSSMLPIVEHSSYADNLIIPWKLDPDTLKLSLRGNLPYDEELLQPQARLLRFVLQQPYSRDMVCSMLNFQKQQKQKCAALEEQLVWLVLNAMEYSEKEGAQGQGAAGAAMGNEHDNDQSHTQWVWLHLSSQLIYFVLFQFATFQNIVNALHEKLAVRNLRRGRDHLMWVFLQYISGSIQKHSILNFLPILKLYDILYPEKEPLPVPDNNNPNCTHQMAPTCIWIHLMKRAQTENYNINRPIPIALRLHFEYLQHLAMPSNNPTLFMGSEYRFALLCNAYSTQTDYFSRPMQALIDTILGNSKNPQANMVGGGGVQPLPTAPLSMRVLDSLTIHSKMSLIHSIVMHMIKQAQNKSSIPNGNNMAPALVETYSRLLVYTEIESLGIKGFLGQLLPQVFKSQAWGILYTLLEMFSYRMHHIHSHYRVQLLTHLHSLASVPHTNQMQLHSCVESTALRLIIGLGSVEVQAQLSRYLSEPKPPGNIVSAESEELNRALILTLARSMHITGTGSDPQSSAWCKDLLQNIMLNTPHAWPQHTLYCFPPVLNEFFMQHNIPKESKQLLKKTVDEEYRNWASMTNENDIIAHFGMTVNPPLFLCLVFKMIIETDGISPVAYKILERIGARALSTHLRKMCDYLLFEVANSGGGAHVNKCVDTINDMIWKYNIVTIDRLVLCLILRTLDGNEAQVSFYIIQLLLLKTSEFRNRVQEFITINSPEHWKQNNWHERHLAFHQKFPEKFAPDESVSHPTLPVYFGNVCLRFLPVLDIIVHRFLEVPTQLSKTLDVILDHLGSLYKFHDRPITYLYNTLHYYERKLRDRPQLKKRLVGTVVGSLKDVRPENWALTEAYQAYVLTKETDNVNWVPELTYYINLVRRMQDTMDGKNVFSGTDWRFNEFPNPPAHALYVTCVELLGLPVGPNVVANSIIDVLVKGYTVVPNAVIHNWANTIGLIMSALPEAYWSVIYERMQGALGSKSMKDWAYRQSPFEMFNFKIVKESMLDRSYVTVLAIVHSIFHHFGIGQLATITESIKEKLKPLVHTEYQLIYVCHVVGPFLHRLSIERARAVSDITLMLYELLEQVDKAQPTQPLRYMDPICDLLYHIKYMFVGDTMKTELEAIIRRLRPALQMRLRFITRLNVEEIGVDQTAAGGQGNAAAATAAGSATGASLAPGAASGTASGTPQGLAVAAGQGAAGSGTGGSQQTQQVGAVGNQNVALQQQLQQQLGQQGIQSHH